Proteins encoded in a region of the Pseudomonadota bacterium genome:
- the hpt gene encoding hypoxanthine phosphoribosyltransferase codes for MDKFLDEHQIEQIIEHLACQIAADQADGQPLMVVGLLKGCLPFMADLCRSLSGFGVRLEMEYLRVKSYLGRRSSGTVQILELPELDLVGREILLVDDILDTGLTLLEVTRFFRERGVGRVRTCVLLGKEGHDASAVDYLGTTIPDVFVVGYGLDDAERYRELPYIGIVSQDKPDATCL; via the coding sequence ATGGATAAATTCCTAGATGAGCATCAGATTGAGCAGATTATTGAACATCTGGCCTGCCAAATTGCCGCCGATCAGGCTGACGGTCAGCCACTTATGGTTGTTGGTCTGCTGAAAGGCTGTCTGCCGTTCATGGCTGATCTCTGTCGATCTCTGTCGGGGTTTGGTGTTCGTCTTGAGATGGAATATCTCCGGGTTAAAAGTTATCTCGGCAGACGTTCCAGTGGCACTGTGCAGATTTTAGAACTGCCGGAACTGGATCTGGTGGGCAGAGAAATTCTGCTGGTTGATGATATTCTGGATACCGGATTGACTCTGCTGGAAGTCACCCGTTTTTTTCGTGAACGGGGGGTTGGCAGGGTCAGAACCTGTGTCTTGCTTGGCAAGGAAGGGCATGATGCAAGTGCGGTCGATTACCTTGGGACCACTATTCCTGATGTTTTTGTCGTCGGCTACGGATTGGATGATGCTGAAAGATATCGGGAATTGCCTTATATCGGGATAGTGAGCCAGGATAAACCGGATGCTACGTGCTTGTAA
- a CDS encoding response regulator encodes MSDKKRILVVDDEPDFSSLVKANLEADGFEVEQAYDGVEGLEKVKANPPDAIVLDVMMPEKDGYKVCAELKADPKYADIPIVMLTAVASHVGSTRYSHSGGMSMEADDYLPKPASAAQILKSVKGLVE; translated from the coding sequence ATGAGTGACAAAAAAAGAATTCTGGTGGTGGATGATGAGCCTGATTTTTCTTCCCTGGTGAAAGCCAATCTTGAAGCTGATGGTTTTGAGGTTGAGCAGGCTTATGATGGTGTTGAAGGACTGGAAAAAGTCAAGGCTAATCCCCCGGATGCCATTGTTTTGGATGTTATGATGCCGGAAAAGGATGGATACAAGGTCTGCGCCGAGCTTAAGGCTGATCCTAAATATGCAGATATTCCCATTGTTATGTTAACTGCCGTGGCTTCCCATGTGGGGTCAACCCGCTACTCACACAGTGGGGGAATGAGTATGGAAGCTGATGACTATCTTCCCAAACCAGCATCAGCGGCACAGATTCTTAAAAGCGTCAAAGGCCTTGTTGAATAA
- a CDS encoding methylenetetrahydrofolate reductase, whose translation MSLKNKLEAGEFSLLAEIEPSKGVDVVSMIANARQVKDKVTAFVVPEMSNAVMRMSALGGAMILQNEGMETVMQVNCRDRNQLALQADLLAAGACGISNIIAVPGEDPSVGDHPQAKAVYDLGLPELLQAARELNNGRDMAGNPLSGSPAFLLGATANAGCKGEALDREIEEVNKKIAAGAQYIVTSPIFDLESAEALANAINCQKTKVIPTVLLLKSVGMARYISQTQENISIPDSIIDRIRKSADKASECVRIAREVIAVLEDAGFGGVMISTVGWEHKLPEVLL comes from the coding sequence ATGAGCTTAAAGAACAAATTAGAAGCGGGAGAATTTTCCCTTCTGGCAGAAATAGAACCCTCTAAAGGGGTTGATGTTGTGTCTATGATTGCCAATGCCCGGCAGGTAAAAGACAAGGTGACGGCTTTCGTGGTCCCCGAAATGAGTAATGCGGTAATGCGCATGAGTGCTCTTGGAGGGGCAATGATTCTGCAGAATGAAGGTATGGAAACGGTGATGCAAGTTAACTGCCGGGATCGTAACCAGCTCGCCCTCCAGGCGGACCTCCTGGCTGCTGGTGCCTGTGGGATATCCAATATTATTGCGGTCCCCGGTGAAGACCCCAGCGTTGGGGATCATCCTCAGGCAAAAGCGGTTTATGATCTTGGGCTTCCTGAATTGTTGCAGGCAGCCCGGGAACTGAATAATGGCAGGGATATGGCCGGTAATCCTCTCTCCGGCTCTCCTGCTTTTTTGCTTGGCGCAACGGCAAATGCAGGGTGTAAAGGAGAGGCTTTGGACCGGGAAATAGAAGAAGTTAATAAAAAAATAGCCGCTGGTGCCCAATATATTGTTACCTCTCCGATTTTTGATTTGGAATCTGCTGAAGCCCTGGCTAATGCAATTAATTGCCAGAAAACGAAAGTCATTCCCACTGTATTGTTGCTTAAATCAGTTGGAATGGCTCGCTATATCAGTCAAACTCAGGAAAATATTTCTATTCCTGACAGTATCATTGACCGCATTCGAAAATCTGCCGATAAGGCAAGTGAGTGTGTCCGTATTGCCAGGGAAGTGATTGCGGTACTGGAAGATGCCGGTTTTGGTGGTGTCATGATTTCCACTGTTGGCTGGGAACATAAACTTCCGGAAGTTTTGTTATAA